The Musa acuminata AAA Group cultivar baxijiao chromosome BXJ1-8, Cavendish_Baxijiao_AAA, whole genome shotgun sequence genomic sequence GCTATGCAGCGGAAGGCTAACTCCATGCAGAGCAGTAGTAGcctcgaggaggaagaagaagacgagcaAGTAGCTTCTCGCATTGCTCCATCTTATTTTCCTGTTCCGTTTCAGTTCGAGAAAGGGTTTAGGTAGTGAGGAAACATCACTCTCGGTCGATGGAGCTTAATGTCATGCAACAATATTTTGTAGAGAAAGGGCTTCTAGAGgaatgcttccttcttcttgcgtaacTTCGTGTTGACTCGGCAGTGTTTTGACACAAGGAAGGAGGTGTAAAGTCTCTACATATATAGATTTCAGATGAAGACTTTATATGAGTAAGGTTTGGTTGGCTTCGAGGTTTGGTTCTCCTTTCCTTCGCCCTGCCGTTCAGTTCATGCAACCCTAGCGGGCGATGGAAGCGACCAAGCTTGAAGAGAACGGCGATCGGGCTGCCGGCGCACGCTCTTTTGATTGTAGCTTCTGTAAGAGAGGGTTCTCTAACGCCCAAGCTTTAGGAGGCCACATGAACATGCACAGGAAGGACAAGGCCAAGCTCAAGCATCCCTCTCGCTGCGGTAATCCATTCCCTTCCAGGAACGCCGTGCCCTCGTCTCTTCCGATCGTCGGTGGCTACACGTCCCCTGCGAGCCATGAAAGCGCGTGCATCTCCATATGGCGATGGAGCCTCCCAGGTGCCGAAGACGACGGGTACAGATTCGGTAGCCTCGTGGATTCCGCTCGCCGGTCGACTTTGTCATCTCGAGCAAATGGCCACGGATCGAGAAGTGGCGAGGTGGTGGAGATGCATCAGATGAGGCACGGCGTGGTCGAAGCAGACATAGATCTGGAGCTCCGGCTGGGTCGATCTGTGACCTACTTACGTTCTGAGGACAAGGCTCAGCAGGGCACTTCTTTCACGGAGAGGATTCTCTGAACAGGTGCTGTTATCTCCATCCatgctatgtatatatatatatatactatctaCTATGAGCAAATTTTTGTTCATGCGTTCAGTATGAACATAGTTGCAATCTATTTGATCATAGTTTCTCTTTGCATCTTATTCTTATAAGAAATTTAGATGTTATGTGATGCAATTAATCTATCGACAAAAGAAGCTTTAAGCATTTTTATGAAGTAACAAATACAAGTAAGATTATCGACGATGTTCATTGCAACCATTCGGAAATCTTAAATTCTATAAACAATGATGAGTATTGTTATTGTTTATGTTTCATGAGAAAAAGAATGAATCTTTACATAAAGAAATATGTGGAAAGTGATTAGGGTAAAAATGACGATAAGACTTGGGTTGACGCCCAGATGACGTCTCGGTTGACTTGAcaccacctggtcaaacggatcgGAATGTCgatcgaggcacattaaacatcctgctcaggctcaGTCCTTCACGCCATGTCAATACCAGTGTCAGACACTACCAAAAGTATGAGCATGCcctctgcaagcgggcacattaggaaacaataagcttccctataaataccctcgtatTCTAAACGGGAAAGGGGAGAGGGagacaacttagctaaagaaacctTCTTTATcattcactgacttgatcgtcggaggggtgggGTCGAGCCGAACACCCAGACTCGACCTttatgcaggtgcgaagccgaaagtCCCCACTGGACACGCAAGCGAGGAGTACTTGCCCGGAGGAAACAGTGActtcgtcccgatcggaccaccgtaaTCGACTATCTCAGCGATCTCGAGATCCGCTCCAagaagatcccccatcatccggattcgaaccgagccgcgtcgaccaTGAGACCACGGCTTAAGGTTGCTTACACTAACAGAAAGAAATGAACTTTCGTTTCTTATCTGTACAAACTCACTCATCAAAGCAGTCTGTTCATTACAACAGTTCATCATCCCTTTTCTGATTCCAAAACGAATAACGTATTCATCTGATGTGGTTACTTTTGGCTGGTAGATTCTAAACAAAATGCAAAACCCATCAACTGTTCTTGGTTTCTTGACGATGTTTGATTGAAGAACTCAAGCTCAGCTGCCCTCAGTCGTGTGCTCGAACTGCATGACATCCAGCAATTTTTGCTGCAGCAAAAACCTAAGTTCACACTTTGTCGACCTCACATCACTACCAAACATGTTTGCTAACCGTTCTCTCGTCCTTTAATGGAGAAACTGAAACATGCGAGTATTGCAGATGGATGCATCCATCCGCCACTGTTCATGGGAGACAGACATGGGTCATTTCTAGGGAAACTTCCTCTTGGGGCTTTTTGTTTGCCAGAATGATCTGAACAAGACTTCTGACTTATGTGTGCGACAAGGCTTCCTCTTTTCCATTGCTACCGAATGAAATGGGATGCAAGATGTTGACCTTGGCttaccttcttcttcttgttcgctTCGCTTAAGAACAGATTGTAGCGATCCAAGGATCTGTGGACAAGTCGGTGGAATCTTGAGAAGAGAAAGCTTGGGTTCGGTTCCTATCAAATACTATTATCGGCATTGTGAGGATGTGATGTTGACTCGAGTGTCTGGAATGGGGAGGATTCATGGCGACATGGTGTGGCCTAACAAGGTCGCACTGTGTAGTCAAGCCATATTTGGATGATTGACTTTCGCCAGAGGTCTTTTGTTTCCTTCTTTGGTGTGGTTCGATGTTCTTGGGTGGGGGTTGTCGGTCGCCCTGACTTTGACTTTGTTACGGACTTATCTCCATGGAAAGTGAGGCAAAGTAGGAAACCTCGTTTTCCTGTGATCAGGGCCGTTGTTTTATGTCCAGTGATGATCCAACGGTTGATAAGTTTCCGGATCCAGAGAACGCCGCCGCTACAAAAGCGCCTCGACGGAGCTGTGGAGATCGGCACTCGATCTCTCATTCGTTCTTCCGATGTCTAAACGTTCGATAATTTTCAcgctcctcttctctctctcgctctcttccGCCGCCCAGCAAGACGAGTTCACCTACATAGGCTTCTCCGGCGGCGCAAATGGCGGTGGAAGCAACATCAGCTTgaatggggttgcggaggtcgacGACAGCGGGATCCTGCGGCTGACCAACGAGACGAGCCGGCTGATCGGCCACGCCTTCTACCCTGCGGCCCTGCGGTTCCGGAACGCCACCAGCGGCGccgccttctccttctccaccgccttcGCGTTTGCCATCGTTCCCGAGTACCCCAAGCTCGGCGGCCACGGTCTCGCCTTCACCATTGCGCCCACCAAGGAGCTGCCGAGGGCCCTGCCCAGCCAGTACCTCGGCCTCGTGAACGCCTCCGACGTCGGCAACCCCACAAACCACGTCTTCGCCGTGGAGTTCGACACCGTCCAGGACTTCGAGTTCGGCGACATCAACGACAACCACGTCGGGGTCGACATATACGGCTTGGTCTCCAACTCGTCCGCCTCCGCGTCCTACTATGGCGGCGATGGCGCCAAGAAGGACCTCAATCTCAAGGGCGGGTTCACGATCCAGGCTTGGATCGACTACGACGGAGGCGAGAAGGTTCTCAACGTCACCATTTCGCCTTTCTCCTCGAAGCCGAGTACGCCGTTGCTGTCGTTTCGGGTGGATTTGTCACCAGTCCTCCTGGACGACATGTTCGTGGGCTTCTCCGCGTCCACTGGACTGCTCGCGAGCTCCCATTACCTCTTTGGCTGGAGCTTTAAGATGAAATGCGTCTCTCGGTCCCTGGATCTCTCCTCCCTGCCGTCGCTTCCTCTGCCGAAGAAGAAAAATATCACCTTGGCGATCGCCGCCTCTATCACGGCCTTTGTTCTGCTCATCaccgccatcgccgccgccgccttcaTCTTCTATAAGATCAAGAATGCCGACGTGATCGAGCAGTGGGAGTTCAGCTGCGGCCCCCATCGCTTCTCCTACGAGGAGCTGAAGCGCGCCACCCACGGGTTTCGAGACAGAGAGCTGCTGGGCTTGGGCGGGTTCGGCAAGGTATACAGGGGAACCCTTCCGGGCTCTCGGGCGGAGGTGGCGGTGAAGCGGGTCTCCCACGAGTCGAGGCAGGGGATCCGCGAATTTGTGGCGGAGATCGCCAGCATTGGGCGGCTCCGCCACCGGAACCTGGTCCAGCTCCAGGGCTGGTGCCGCCGCCGTGGAGACCTCCTCTTGGTATACGACTACATGCCCAACGGCAGCCTCGACAAGCTCCTGTTCTGCGACGATCCCTGCGGCCAGCCGCCACCGCTCCTTTCGTGGCCGCAGCGCTTCAGAATCCTCCGTGGCGTCGCCTCCGCCCTCTTCTACCTCCACGAGGGGTGGGAGCAGGTGGTGATCCACCGGGACGTGAAGGCCAGCAACGTCCTCCTCGACGCCGAGTTCAACGGCCGCCTCGGCGACTTCGGGATGGCCAAGCTCCACGACCACGGCGCCAACCCGAGCACCACCCGCTTGGTGGGCACCGTGGGTTACCTCGCCCCCGAGCTCACCCGTACCGGCAGGGCCTCCACCAGCTCCGACGTGTTCGCCTTCGGCGCTCTGGTGCTCGAGGTGGTGTGCGGGCGGCGGCCCATCGAGCCCAAGGCGTCACCGGAGGAGCTGGTGCTGCTGGACTGGGTGAGGGAGCGGTGGAGCTCGGGGCGGTGGGCGGACGTGGTGGATCCCCGGCTGGACGGCGAGTACGAACGCGAGGAAGCGGCGGTGGCCATAAAGTTGGGACTTTGGTGCTCCCACCCCTCGGCGGCGGCGAGGCCGGGCATGAGGGAGGTGGTGCGGTACCTCGACGGCGGTGACGTGGCGGAGTTGCCGCCGTTGGCCAGACCTCCGGAGAGTAACGGCGGTCTCGACGGCTTAGCACCGTTCTACCCTTCCTCCGCCGAGAAGGTCTCCACGGGGTCGACTTCTCTCGGAGAAGAGGCAGTGGGGTCCGCCCACTCATCTCTCTCCCTTCATTCACTTGATCGCATGCCAGAACAAGGTTCAGATCATTGCCGCCCTCCGTAATGTCATCAAGATGATGAGAGACAGACATCATGGGTTGGGAACATGAAAGAATATTTCTCATCATTGGTTTCAGCTCCCAAACTCTGCATGTCATCATCGAATGTTTCGACGGCAACATCTTTCTGTCATGGAATGCTACTGACAGTATATTCTCCATGTGTTTGCGGTTCTTTACAGTTTGTTTGGTGGCGATAAGACGATTCCATCCTCCTAGAGTCGGAGCTTTTCCGCGTGACGACGAACTCTCCTCCCAAGAAAGCATCTCATTGCCATC encodes the following:
- the LOC103994378 gene encoding transcriptional regulator SUPERMAN-like translates to MEATKLEENGDRAAGARSFDCSFCKRGFSNAQALGGHMNMHRKDKAKLKHPSRCGNPFPSRNAVPSSLPIVGGYTSPASHESACISIWRWSLPGAEDDGYRFGSLVDSARRSTLSSRANGHGSRSGEVVEMHQMRHGVVEADIDLELRLGRSVTYLRSEDKAQQGTSFTERIL
- the LOC103994377 gene encoding L-type lectin-domain containing receptor kinase S.4-like; translation: MSKRSIIFTLLFSLSLSSAAQQDEFTYIGFSGGANGGGSNISLNGVAEVDDSGILRLTNETSRLIGHAFYPAALRFRNATSGAAFSFSTAFAFAIVPEYPKLGGHGLAFTIAPTKELPRALPSQYLGLVNASDVGNPTNHVFAVEFDTVQDFEFGDINDNHVGVDIYGLVSNSSASASYYGGDGAKKDLNLKGGFTIQAWIDYDGGEKVLNVTISPFSSKPSTPLLSFRVDLSPVLLDDMFVGFSASTGLLASSHYLFGWSFKMKCVSRSLDLSSLPSLPLPKKKNITLAIAASITAFVLLITAIAAAAFIFYKIKNADVIEQWEFSCGPHRFSYEELKRATHGFRDRELLGLGGFGKVYRGTLPGSRAEVAVKRVSHESRQGIREFVAEIASIGRLRHRNLVQLQGWCRRRGDLLLVYDYMPNGSLDKLLFCDDPCGQPPPLLSWPQRFRILRGVASALFYLHEGWEQVVIHRDVKASNVLLDAEFNGRLGDFGMAKLHDHGANPSTTRLVGTVGYLAPELTRTGRASTSSDVFAFGALVLEVVCGRRPIEPKASPEELVLLDWVRERWSSGRWADVVDPRLDGEYEREEAAVAIKLGLWCSHPSAAARPGMREVVRYLDGGDVAELPPLARPPESNGGLDGLAPFYPSSAEKVSTGSTSLGEEAVGSAHSSLSLHSLDRMPEQGSDHCRPP